The window CTAAGTCAGCAAAATTCACCGTACCAAAAGCCCCGTAGAGAATTCCAAGCGCTAAGAAGTACATTGTAGTACCAATTGCACCAATCAGAGCGTATTTAAATCCTGCAGTGACTGAGTCACCCCTATCGCGATAGAACATTACTAAGGCATAAGCTGCTATACTCGTGACCTCAATCATGACGAAGAGATTGAAAGCATCACCCGTGAGCAAAACACCCAATAATCCAGCTTCTAAGCCAAGATAGAGCGTGTAGTACCATTCTAAACCTTCCTCATGTTCTAAATAGCGGTAACTG of the Thermococcus sp. M39 genome contains:
- a CDS encoding proton-conducting transporter membrane subunit produces the protein MNVVGLTPIIPIVFAFALPLFSILIKGNRKIVQAYVLLGTGLTLISSYRLFQLAYSSSTPLVYTFGKWVAPIGIVYEVDRLSALIALVTAGLMFLITIYSYRYLEHEEGLEWYYTLYLGLEAGLLGVLLTGDAFNLFVMIEVTSIAAYALVMFYRDRGDSVTAGFKYALIGAIGTTMYFLALGILYGAFGTVNFADL